The Bombus fervidus isolate BK054 chromosome 1, iyBomFerv1, whole genome shotgun sequence genome includes a window with the following:
- the LOC139985852 gene encoding uncharacterized protein, producing MHNEKLIELVRYYSFLYNQEDKSYSDNDKKDAAWKEIGKMLNEPAKHCKKQWNSLRDSFRRSLRKRKDTKGGQAANKIRKWRYEDEMSFLIPYMKERETISSVQVHVSDESNDELDDVNTTEDNSNLIERSSSSKVSDIPIETFRRKMKREPATAVLMDYASSNTNRTVNEEQQTMDDIDLFFKSIALTVKKLSPYNQIIAKARVSSVISELQIQELSNTNRQHFSSESLNSSAVSTPTPSPCTLESLQTINPQQPTNT from the exons ATGCACaacgaaaaattaatagaattagtCAGGTACTATAGTTTTTTATACAACCAGGAAGATAAAAGTTATAGTGATAATGATAAAAAGGATGCTGCCTGgaaagaaattggaaaaatgcTAAATGAACCAG CTAAACATTGTAAAAAACAATGGAACAGTTTGCGAGATAGTTTTCGCAGATCactaaggaaaagaaaagatacaaaaGGCGGACAAGCcgcaaataaaattagaaaatggaGATACGAAGATGAAATGTCATTTTTAATTCCATATATGAAGGAAAGAGAAACTATTAGCTCAGTACAAGTACACGTCAGTGACGAATCTAATGATGAATTGGATGACGTCAATACGACAGAAGACAATAGCAATTTAATAGAAAGATCATCATCTTCTAAAGTTAGCGACATACCAATAGAAACATTTAGGAGAAAGATGAAAAGAGAACCAGCAACAGCAGTATTAATGGATTACGCTTCAAGTAATACTAATAGGACCGTAAATGAAGAACAACAAACTATGGACGAcatagatttatttttcaaaagtatAGCGTTAACTGTTAAAAAACTATCACCATACAATCAAATAATAGCTAAAGCTCGCGTTTCCTCTGTGATATCCGAATTACAAATACAAGAACTTTCCAATACAAATCGCCAACATTTTTCATCAGAATCACTAAATTCATCAGCCGTTTCAACACCCACACCGTCACCATGTACACTAGAGTCACTACAAACGATTAATCCACAGCAACCAACCAATACTTAA